The DNA segment GCCAGCAAGCAGGTCGCCACTATAAAGCACCCATGTATGCGGTAAAAACGATTGAGAAAGCCGCCAAGCTAGGCCGTGATGAGGCCATCAAGGTTGAGAACGAAGCAGTCACCAAACTCGGTAAAATGGAAATCACCGGTAATATGATCAACCTGTTCCTCGGTGATCAGGCCCTGACCAAAACGGCCAAAGGCTATGCCTCCAATAACACACCGGTAGAACGCGCTGCGGTACTAGGCGCCGGTATTATGGGTGGCGGTATTGCTTACCAGTCCGCCTCGACCGGCACCCCTATTATCATGAAAGATATCGCCCAGGCCGGTATTGATATGGGGATGGGAGAAGCTGCCAAACTATTATCCACTAAAGTTAAGCGTGGGCGTTTAACCGCGGATAAAATGGCCGCCACCCTCAACAAGATTACACCAACACTAAGCTATGACGGTATTGACCAGGCCGACCTGATTGTAGAAGCCGTGGTTGAAAACCCTGCCGTTAAAAAAGCCGTATTAGCCGAAGTAGAAGGTTTGATTAGTGACGACACCATCCTGACCTCTAACACGTCAACCATCCCCATTACCGAGTTAGCCTCGGCGCTAAAACGCCCGGAAAACTTCTGTGGTATGCACTTCTTTAACCCGGTGCATAAAATGCCACTGGTTGAAATTATCCGCGGCGAAAAAACCAGTGATGCTGCTATCGCCAGAACGGTTAACTATGCACTGGCCATGAAGAAAAAGCCGGTGGTTGTTAATGACTGCCCGGGGTTTTTGGTTAACCGTATTTTATTTGCCTACTTCGCCGGCTTTGTTGCACTGGTTAAAGAAGGCGCTGACTTTGTGGCTATCGATAAAGCTGCTGAGAAATTTGGCTGGCCGATGGGCCCCGCCTACCTGTGTGATGTGGTCGGTATTGATACTGGCGTTCATGCTGGCAAGGTTATGTCTGATGGATTCCCTGATCGCATGGGTCAAACCTTTAAAACCTGTTTAGAAGTGATGCTGGAAAATGATCGTCTTGGTGAGAAAAACAGCCAGGGCTTTTACGACTATAAAGCGGACAAACGTGGCAAGCTACGCAAAACTTATAATGAGTCGGTTAAAGCATTACTGGCACCTCATGTTGATGCGCCAAAAGAATTTAGCGAAGAAGAGATTATGGACCGCCTAATGGTGCCATTCTGTCTTGAATCTATTCGCTGTCTGGAAGCGGACATTGTTAGCAGTGCCACTGATTTGGATATGGCGCTTATCTTTGGTGTAGGCTTCCCACCCTTTAAAGGTGGCGCTATCCGCTTTGTTGAAAATATGGGTCTGGCTGCCTTCGTTGAAAAAGCCGATCAGTATAAGGAACTGGGGCCTCTCTACCACCCTACTGACACACTACGGGACTTAGCAGCCAATAACGGCAGCATGTTTAAGTAACTAGCGACATCAACGAATTTACCAGGAGAAACACCGTGACCACATTACAACCAAGAGATGCCGTTATCGTCGATTTTGCCCGTACCCCTATGGGTCGTTCAAAAGGCGGCTGCTTTAGAAATACCCGCGCCGAAGATTTATCCGCCGATTTAATCAATGGCTTATTTGCCCGTCACCCCGGCATTGACCCAGCTGAAGTTGAAGATGTTATCTGGGGCTGTGTAAACCAGACCTTGGAACAGGGCTGGAATGTTAGCCGGATGATGTCTTTGCTGTCTGTTATCCCACACTCAGCCGGTGGCCAAACGGTTAGCCGTCTTTGCGGCTCATCGATGAGCGCAATGCATACCGCGGCACAGGCCATTATGACTAACAATGGCGATATGTTTGTCGTCGGCGGTGTTGAGCATATGGGCCACCTGCCGATGGACCACGGCGTGGACCCCAACCCACGCTTAAGCAAACATGTCGCCAAAGCGGCTGGCATGATGGGTATGACGGCAGAATTTTTGGCGATTATGCACGGTGTAGTGCGCGCCGATCAGGATGCCTTTGCTGAGCGCTCACACCGCTTAGCCCATGCCGCGACTATCGAAGGTCGTTTTGACCGTGAAATTGTGGCGATTGAAGGCCATGACGAGAACGGTTTTAAATCCTTAATTCGTCATGATGAAACCATTCGACCTGAAACCAATCTGGAATCACTGGCCGCCCTTAAGCCGGTATTCGACCCTAAGAATGGTACGGTTACCGCGGGCACCTCATCGCAGATTTCTGACGGCGCCTCAGCCATGATTATGATGGCCGCAGAGAAAGCCCAAGCACTGGGTTTAAAGCCGGTAGCTAAAATCCGCGCGATGGCAGTGGCTGGTGTTAACCCATCCATTATGGGTTACGGCCCTGTCCCCTCTACTCAGAAGGCTCTGCAACGTGCCGGTCTAACGCTGGATGATATTGATTGCTTTGAATTAAATGAAGCATTTGCGGCACAGGCAATTCCTGTACTAAAAGATCTGAATCTGCTGGATAAAATGGATGACAAGGTTAACCTGAATGGCGGCGCTATTGCGTTAGGCCACCCCTTTGGTTGTTCCGGTACACGCATTACCGGTACCCTGTTAAATGTCATGGAAAACAAAGATATGACACTGGGTGTATCCACCATGTGTGTCGGTCTTGGCCAGGGGATTACTACCGTTGTTGAACGCCTGAACTAAGGCGACAACTGCTGCTGGTTTATAGCCCTCACTGTAAACCAGCAGCCTATTTTTACTGCTCACATTTTTACTGATCACAAAACCTGGCAAACTGTGCTGCGTTATTGTCAAAACCCTGCTCTGCTGCCAACTCCCAGGCACGCACACACTGTTTAATCGCTGCACACCACTGATAACCCGCTGAAGTAATACACCCCTGCCTATCACGATCACCACCGATGCTGGCTTGAGTATTAACAGTCTCCCGCTGATACACAGTTTTACCATCGTTGATCGTTTCCAATACCTTAATATCAGCAATGGTTAAAGGGTCTACGGTTAATGGATTGGCCGACAGAATCACAAAATCCGCTTGCTTGCCCTCTTCAATCGAGCCTTTAATCTTTTCTTCAAAATGTTGATAGGCCGGCCAGAGTGTCATGGCCTTTAAACCTTCATAAGGGGTGACTCGCTGATCAGCCCCCAGAACTTCTCCACTGCGAGTAACACGATTAACGGTAGCGGATAATACTCGCATGGAATCCGGTAGCGCGACCGGCGCATCATGATGGGTAGTAAAAATCATACCCGCATTTAATACATCTTTCGTCGGCGAAATATAGGCAGCGCGCTCAGGCCCCAACACCGAGTTTTTATGCCAGTCCCCCAATAAAAAGTATGCATTGGAAATAGCGACGGAATAACCCCTAATGCTTTTAACCGAGGTATCTGGTCCTTGCGCAAGGTCTGGCCATGGATTAATACATGGCGACGATCACCCACACCGTATTTTTCTGCTGCCTGTGCCAGAGCGTCGAGGTAGA comes from the Oceanicoccus sagamiensis genome and includes:
- the fadB gene encoding fatty acid oxidation complex subunit alpha FadB, yielding MNFKGKAISVDVNDNIATLTFDLQGESVNKFNRLTLGELKEVGQLLTQAKDIKGLLVRSNKDSFIVGADITEFGDMFHLPEEEMLAGINAINADFSVFEDLPFPTVTAINGLALGGGLEMALTTDFRVMDSHAKIGFPEVKLGIIPGYGGTVRAPRIIGTDNAVEWIATGKDNKAKAALAAGMVDAVVEADQLDAAAMDLLQKAINGDFDIAAIRKQKTSPLQLDDIENIMAFTTAKALIGQQAGRHYKAPMYAVKTIEKAAKLGRDEAIKVENEAVTKLGKMEITGNMINLFLGDQALTKTAKGYASNNTPVERAAVLGAGIMGGGIAYQSASTGTPIIMKDIAQAGIDMGMGEAAKLLSTKVKRGRLTADKMAATLNKITPTLSYDGIDQADLIVEAVVENPAVKKAVLAEVEGLISDDTILTSNTSTIPITELASALKRPENFCGMHFFNPVHKMPLVEIIRGEKTSDAAIARTVNYALAMKKKPVVVNDCPGFLVNRILFAYFAGFVALVKEGADFVAIDKAAEKFGWPMGPAYLCDVVGIDTGVHAGKVMSDGFPDRMGQTFKTCLEVMLENDRLGEKNSQGFYDYKADKRGKLRKTYNESVKALLAPHVDAPKEFSEEEIMDRLMVPFCLESIRCLEADIVSSATDLDMALIFGVGFPPFKGGAIRFVENMGLAAFVEKADQYKELGPLYHPTDTLRDLAANNGSMFK
- the fadA gene encoding acetyl-CoA C-acyltransferase FadA, producing MTTLQPRDAVIVDFARTPMGRSKGGCFRNTRAEDLSADLINGLFARHPGIDPAEVEDVIWGCVNQTLEQGWNVSRMMSLLSVIPHSAGGQTVSRLCGSSMSAMHTAAQAIMTNNGDMFVVGGVEHMGHLPMDHGVDPNPRLSKHVAKAAGMMGMTAEFLAIMHGVVRADQDAFAERSHRLAHAATIEGRFDREIVAIEGHDENGFKSLIRHDETIRPETNLESLAALKPVFDPKNGTVTAGTSSQISDGASAMIMMAAEKAQALGLKPVAKIRAMAVAGVNPSIMGYGPVPSTQKALQRAGLTLDDIDCFELNEAFAAQAIPVLKDLNLLDKMDDKVNLNGGAIALGHPFGCSGTRITGTLLNVMENKDMTLGVSTMCVGLGQGITTVVERLN